The Rana temporaria chromosome 4, aRanTem1.1, whole genome shotgun sequence genome contains a region encoding:
- the DUSP28 gene encoding dual specificity phosphatase 28: MSELYKVTDSLLISNARAACKKELLILEGVTCCINISRKQPFPDYNLYTLRIPVLDHPLENLSEHFDQCVDLIDSTVRSGGKCLVYCKHGRSRSATICIAYLMKCKNMNLLEAFQKIKTIRPSVEPNAGFWSQLESYEKSLQKNK; the protein is encoded by the exons ATGTCTGAACTGTATAAAGTTACAGATTCCTTATTGATAAGCAATGCTAGAGCTGCCTGCAAAAAGGAGCTTCTCATATTAGAGGGAGTGACGTGTTGCATCAACATTTCCAGGAAGCAGCCATTCCCAGACTATAATCTCTATACTCTTCGGATTCCTGTGCTTGATCACCCACTGGAAAACCTGTCTGAACATTTTGACCAATGTGTGGAtctgatagacagcactgttCGCAGTGGAGGGAAGTGCCTGGTCTATTGTAAGCACGGACGTAGTCGATCAGCTACAATCTGTATTGCGTACCTGATGAAATGTAAAAATATGAACCTGTTGGAAGCCTTTCAG AAGATTAAAACAATAAGACCATCAGTAGAGCCCAATGCTGGATTCTGGTCCCAGTTGGAATCATATGAAAAATCTCTTCAAAAGAACAAGTGA